A region from the Vicia villosa cultivar HV-30 ecotype Madison, WI linkage group LG3, Vvil1.0, whole genome shotgun sequence genome encodes:
- the LOC131662462 gene encoding serine/threonine-protein phosphatase 5 isoform X2, with amino-acid sequence MATEENNIAKAEEFKVLANEAFKDRKFSHAIELYTKAIELNSQSAVYYANRAFAHLRLEEYGSAILDATKAIEVDPKYSKGYYRRGAAHLGLGKFKEALKDFQQVKKMSPNDPDATKKLKECEKAVMKLKFEEAIAVPGSVKRPIAETIDFRSIDVEPQYSGAKIEGDVITLDFVKKMMDDFKKQQCLHKRYAFQIVLQTKEMLQALPSLVDITVPNGKHFTVCGDVHGQFYDLMNIFELNGLPSEENPYLFNGDFVDRGSFSLEVILTLFAFKCMSPSAIYLARGNHESKSMNKIYGFEGEVRSKLNETFVELFAEVFCCLPLAHVINEKVFVVHGGLFSVDGVKLSDIRSINRFCEPPEEGLMCELLWSDPQPLPGRGPSKRGVGLSFGGDVTKRFLKENNLDLVVRSHEVKDEGYEIEHDGKLITVFSAPNYCDQMGNKGAFIRFEAPDLKPNIITFASVPHPDVKPMAYANNFLRMFS; translated from the exons ATGGCAACTGAAGAGAATAATATCGCAAAGGCTGAAGAATTTAAAGTCCTTGCTAATGAAGCATTCAAAG ATCGGAAATTTTCCCACGCTATTGAACTATATACAAAAGCAATTGAGCTAAACAGTCAAAGTGCAGTTTACTATGCTAATCGTGCTTTTGCCCATCTCCGGCTTGAGGAATACGGTAGCGCGATATTAGATGCTACAAAGGCTATTGAAGTTGATCCTAAATATTCTAAG GGATATTACAGGCGAGGTGCTGCTCATCTTGGGCTGGGAAAATTCAAGGAAGCACTGAAAGATTTTCAGCAG GTTAAGAAAATGTCTCCAAATGATCCTGATGCaactaaaaaattgaaagaatgtGAAAAAGCAGTTATGAAACTGAAATTTGAAGAAGCTATTGCTGTACCAGGATCTGTGAAACGTCCAATAGCCGAAACCATAGATTTCCGTTCAATAG ACGTTGAACCACAGTATTCTGGAGCAAAAATAGAGGGAGATGTTATTACTTtggattttgtaaagaaaatgatgGATGATTTCAAGAAACAGCAATGCTTGCATAAACG GTATGCATTCCAGATTGTATTGCAAACAAAAGAGATGTTGCAAGCTTTGCCTTCTCTTGTTGACATAACTGTTCCAAATGGAAAACATTTTACTGTTTGTGGTGATGTGCATGGTCAG TTTTATGATCTTATGAATATTTTTGAGCTCAACGGTCTTCCTTCAGAAGAAAATCCATATCTATTTAATGGTGACTTTGTGGATAGAGGATCATTTTCTTTGGAGGTCATCCTCACTTTGTTTGCATTCAAGTGCATGTCTCCATCAG CCATATATCTAGCTAGAGGAAATCACGAGAGCAAGAGCATGAACAAGATATATGGTTTTGAGGGTGAGGTGCGCTCAAAGTTGAATGAAACGTTTGTCGAACTATTTGCGGAAGTATTCTGCTGTTTACCTTTGGCTCATGTGATAAATGAGAAAGTTTTCGTAGTCCATGGTGGTCTTTTTAGTGTTGATGGGGTCAAACTCTCTGACATCCGATCAATTAATCGGTTTTGTGAGCCACCTGAGGAAG GGTTGATGTGTGAGTTGCTATGGAGTGATCCACAGCCTCTCCCTGGAAGAGGCCCGAGCAAGCGTGGAGTAGGACTTTCTTTTGGTGGAGATGTTACAAAAAGGTTCTTGAAGGAAAATAACTTAG ATTTAGTTGTCCGATCCCATGAAGTAAAGGACGAGGGATATGAGATTGAACATGACGGTAAACTCATAACCGTGTTCTCTGCTCCAAATTACTGTGATCAG ATGGGTAACAAAGGAGCCTTTATTCGATTTGAAGCGCCTGATTTGAAACCTAACATTATTACATTCGCATCAGTG CCACACCCTGATGTTAAGCCAATGGCTTATGCAAACAACTTCCTCAGGATGTTCTCATAA
- the LOC131662462 gene encoding serine/threonine-protein phosphatase 5 isoform X1 has product MATEENNIAKAEEFKVLANEAFKDRKFSHAIELYTKAIELNSQSAVYYANRAFAHLRLEEYGSAILDATKAIEVDPKYSKGYYRRGAAHLGLGKFKEALKDFQQVKKMSPNDPDATKKLKECEKAVMKLKFEEAIAVPGSVKRPIAETIDFRSIGKGRNSSVPTEGAIAAVTVAVMAVVVMLLRTSKTTLVAAIVVVGLLLVLWAFWWNGYNTDVEPQYSGAKIEGDVITLDFVKKMMDDFKKQQCLHKRYAFQIVLQTKEMLQALPSLVDITVPNGKHFTVCGDVHGQFYDLMNIFELNGLPSEENPYLFNGDFVDRGSFSLEVILTLFAFKCMSPSAIYLARGNHESKSMNKIYGFEGEVRSKLNETFVELFAEVFCCLPLAHVINEKVFVVHGGLFSVDGVKLSDIRSINRFCEPPEEGLMCELLWSDPQPLPGRGPSKRGVGLSFGGDVTKRFLKENNLDLVVRSHEVKDEGYEIEHDGKLITVFSAPNYCDQMGNKGAFIRFEAPDLKPNIITFASVPHPDVKPMAYANNFLRMFS; this is encoded by the exons ATGGCAACTGAAGAGAATAATATCGCAAAGGCTGAAGAATTTAAAGTCCTTGCTAATGAAGCATTCAAAG ATCGGAAATTTTCCCACGCTATTGAACTATATACAAAAGCAATTGAGCTAAACAGTCAAAGTGCAGTTTACTATGCTAATCGTGCTTTTGCCCATCTCCGGCTTGAGGAATACGGTAGCGCGATATTAGATGCTACAAAGGCTATTGAAGTTGATCCTAAATATTCTAAG GGATATTACAGGCGAGGTGCTGCTCATCTTGGGCTGGGAAAATTCAAGGAAGCACTGAAAGATTTTCAGCAG GTTAAGAAAATGTCTCCAAATGATCCTGATGCaactaaaaaattgaaagaatgtGAAAAAGCAGTTATGAAACTGAAATTTGAAGAAGCTATTGCTGTACCAGGATCTGTGAAACGTCCAATAGCCGAAACCATAGATTTCCGTTCAATAG GAAAGGGCCGCAATTCTTCGGTGCCAACCGAAGGAGCCATAGCAGCAGTGACAGTAGCAGTTATGGCAGTGGTGGTTATGTTATTGAGGACATCAAAGACCACATTAGTAGCTGCAATTGTTGTGGTCGGTTTGCTGTTGGTCCTTTGGGCATTTTGGTGGAATGGCTACAATACTG ACGTTGAACCACAGTATTCTGGAGCAAAAATAGAGGGAGATGTTATTACTTtggattttgtaaagaaaatgatgGATGATTTCAAGAAACAGCAATGCTTGCATAAACG GTATGCATTCCAGATTGTATTGCAAACAAAAGAGATGTTGCAAGCTTTGCCTTCTCTTGTTGACATAACTGTTCCAAATGGAAAACATTTTACTGTTTGTGGTGATGTGCATGGTCAG TTTTATGATCTTATGAATATTTTTGAGCTCAACGGTCTTCCTTCAGAAGAAAATCCATATCTATTTAATGGTGACTTTGTGGATAGAGGATCATTTTCTTTGGAGGTCATCCTCACTTTGTTTGCATTCAAGTGCATGTCTCCATCAG CCATATATCTAGCTAGAGGAAATCACGAGAGCAAGAGCATGAACAAGATATATGGTTTTGAGGGTGAGGTGCGCTCAAAGTTGAATGAAACGTTTGTCGAACTATTTGCGGAAGTATTCTGCTGTTTACCTTTGGCTCATGTGATAAATGAGAAAGTTTTCGTAGTCCATGGTGGTCTTTTTAGTGTTGATGGGGTCAAACTCTCTGACATCCGATCAATTAATCGGTTTTGTGAGCCACCTGAGGAAG GGTTGATGTGTGAGTTGCTATGGAGTGATCCACAGCCTCTCCCTGGAAGAGGCCCGAGCAAGCGTGGAGTAGGACTTTCTTTTGGTGGAGATGTTACAAAAAGGTTCTTGAAGGAAAATAACTTAG ATTTAGTTGTCCGATCCCATGAAGTAAAGGACGAGGGATATGAGATTGAACATGACGGTAAACTCATAACCGTGTTCTCTGCTCCAAATTACTGTGATCAG ATGGGTAACAAAGGAGCCTTTATTCGATTTGAAGCGCCTGATTTGAAACCTAACATTATTACATTCGCATCAGTG CCACACCCTGATGTTAAGCCAATGGCTTATGCAAACAACTTCCTCAGGATGTTCTCATAA